A window of the Actinomycetota bacterium genome harbors these coding sequences:
- the galU gene encoding UTP--glucose-1-phosphate uridylyltransferase GalU has product MKAIIPAAGLGTRFLPVTKSQPKEMLPVVDKPVIQYVVEEAVDAGADEILIITGRGKRAIEDHFDRSLELEELLERSGNVQKLREIRNITDLAEVFYVRQKRPKGLGHAVLCGAPFTAGEPFFVMLGDVLVPSHDCLPRLKAVHEKYGTSVLAVTAVEQRYVSRYGVIGGIEVEPGIYKLTTLVEKPPVNEAPSNLAIFGRYLLTPRIMELLPKVEAGRGDEIQLTDALKQLLAKEDIYAVTMDCEGFDTGNILSWLEANIALALEREDMGPALRERLKALTE; this is encoded by the coding sequence ATGAAGGCGATCATCCCGGCAGCCGGTCTCGGCACGAGGTTTCTGCCGGTAACCAAGTCCCAACCCAAGGAGATGCTTCCCGTCGTCGACAAGCCGGTCATCCAGTACGTGGTCGAAGAGGCCGTGGATGCCGGTGCCGACGAGATACTCATCATCACCGGTCGTGGCAAGCGCGCGATCGAGGACCATTTCGACCGTTCGCTCGAACTCGAGGAGCTGCTCGAGCGCTCGGGCAACGTGCAGAAGCTGCGCGAGATACGCAACATCACCGACCTCGCCGAGGTCTTCTACGTGCGCCAGAAGCGTCCGAAGGGGCTTGGGCACGCTGTACTCTGCGGCGCCCCCTTCACGGCCGGCGAACCCTTCTTCGTCATGCTCGGAGACGTTCTCGTGCCCTCGCACGACTGTCTGCCGCGTCTCAAGGCCGTCCACGAGAAGTACGGCACGTCAGTGCTCGCCGTGACCGCGGTCGAGCAGCGATATGTGTCTCGCTACGGCGTCATCGGCGGTATCGAGGTCGAGCCCGGCATCTACAAGCTCACCACGCTTGTCGAGAAACCGCCGGTGAACGAGGCGCCGTCGAACCTCGCCATCTTTGGCAGGTATCTGCTCACGCCGCGCATCATGGAGCTGCTTCCCAAGGTCGAGGCCGGGCGTGGCGACGAGATCCAGCTCACCGACGCCCTCAAGCAACTGCTCGCCAAGGAGGACATCTACGCCGTCACGATGGACTGCGAGGGCTTCGACACCGGGAATATCCTCTCGTGGCTGGAGGCCAACATCGCTCTTGCGCTCGAGAGGGAGGACATGGGCCCCGCGCTGCGCGAGCGGCTGAAGGCGCTGACGGAGTAG
- a CDS encoding lipopolysaccharide biosynthesis protein: MTHHDDPIVEEEFGSAVAGVSSEEALTVRTARGAAWTGIAQLIAQPLTILVGVALARLLSPADFGLTGMAAIYLGLVGLVNEFGLTSAVIQAPDLSEERLSSIFWLNMAIGLVSALFVAASSLPLAAYFHEPRLKQIVLVLSLSFLLASVPAIHSALLNRRMQFRALAAFQLAGTVLGSVMSVGMAFAGAGVWSLVVPGMVAGTLPSVLIWRHADWTPRLEFRWDECRSLAKFGASVTGSGLFNYGYTNTDYLVVGRQFGAGVLGAYTLAYNLVMFPFRKVSQTLSAAIFPAFSSVQNDIERMARAYLRTSRWLAILTWAPLAAAAVLGHQLIVGLYGPKWAAAVVPFQILCLAGAQRSVGTIVGVVMRSRGRPDIELRWSMTAFGLLLVSVLFAARWGVTGVAVAVVITALGLAPFIQASALKMIRTPFSTYLLELAPGAVLGLVSAVVALACRLSLGFLPDLVLAAIGLSTAMLAALCVAYFGWRNDVQEIASLARQVVRRRQADPA; this comes from the coding sequence GTGACGCACCACGATGATCCTATCGTCGAGGAGGAGTTCGGCTCCGCAGTTGCTGGCGTCTCCTCGGAGGAGGCCCTGACTGTCAGGACTGCCCGCGGAGCGGCGTGGACAGGCATCGCCCAGCTCATCGCACAGCCACTGACGATTCTCGTCGGTGTGGCCCTGGCTCGCTTGCTCTCACCCGCGGATTTTGGGCTAACGGGGATGGCGGCCATCTACCTCGGCCTTGTTGGTCTTGTGAACGAGTTTGGACTCACATCAGCTGTGATCCAGGCGCCTGATCTGTCCGAGGAACGACTGAGTTCGATCTTCTGGCTCAACATGGCTATCGGTTTGGTGAGTGCGCTCTTTGTCGCTGCCTCGTCTCTGCCTCTGGCGGCCTACTTTCATGAGCCCAGGCTGAAGCAGATCGTGCTGGTTCTCTCCTTGAGCTTCCTGCTTGCTTCTGTGCCGGCCATCCACTCGGCGCTACTCAATCGCAGGATGCAGTTCCGAGCGCTTGCTGCCTTCCAGTTGGCTGGAACGGTACTTGGAAGCGTGATGTCCGTTGGCATGGCGTTCGCCGGCGCGGGCGTGTGGAGTCTCGTGGTACCGGGAATGGTCGCGGGCACACTGCCGTCCGTGCTCATCTGGCGCCACGCTGACTGGACTCCTCGGCTTGAGTTCCGATGGGACGAGTGTCGTAGTCTGGCCAAGTTCGGAGCGAGCGTCACGGGCTCAGGACTGTTCAACTATGGGTATACCAATACCGACTACCTGGTTGTCGGCCGACAGTTCGGCGCGGGAGTTCTCGGTGCGTACACTCTGGCCTACAACCTGGTCATGTTCCCGTTTCGCAAGGTCTCACAGACGCTCTCGGCCGCTATCTTCCCGGCGTTCTCGTCTGTCCAAAACGACATCGAGCGCATGGCTCGGGCATATCTGCGTACCAGCCGCTGGCTTGCGATCCTCACGTGGGCACCGCTGGCCGCAGCTGCGGTCCTCGGCCATCAGCTGATAGTAGGTCTGTATGGTCCGAAGTGGGCAGCAGCAGTCGTGCCGTTCCAGATTCTGTGTCTTGCTGGAGCACAGCGATCGGTCGGCACCATCGTGGGCGTGGTGATGCGAAGTCGGGGACGGCCAGACATTGAGCTGCGGTGGAGTATGACCGCGTTCGGACTGTTGCTCGTGTCCGTCTTGTTTGCAGCGCGGTGGGGGGTCACGGGTGTCGCGGTCGCCGTCGTCATCACAGCCCTGGGTCTCGCTCCCTTCATACAGGCAAGTGCTCTCAAGATGATCCGCACTCCATTCTCGACATACCTGCTTGAGCTTGCGCCTGGCGCGGTGCTCGGGCTAGTGAGTGCGGTTGTCGCACTCGCATGCAGGCTGTCGCTGGGCTTCTTGCCTGATCTTGTGTTGGCGGCCATCGGCCTTTCCACAGCCATGCTCGCAGCTCTGTGTGTCGCATACTTCGGTTGGCGCAACGATGTGCAGGAAATCGCCAGCCTGGCGCGGCAGGTGGTGCGCCGCAGGCAAGCGGACCCGGCGTAG
- a CDS encoding NAD-dependent epimerase/dehydratase family protein has product MSSTRAGWDGARVFVTGGSGFVGTNLIRHLAHLGATCTSLDLAEPPAGLPVARSAIGSADDSELLRDFIAEADVVFALAGRSGAVDSMSSIEQDLQTNCVAQIRLLECVRDLNPGAHVVFPGSRLEYGRAVRLPIDEEHPIAPLSPYALHKFTAGQYHMVYHRHYGVRSTVLRLSNPYGPHADGSRTGYYSVLNRFIDTAIADGAITLFGEGSQVRDYIYVQDVVEALAAAATSDAAVGQVLNIGSGVPTSIAEAAQTVVDVVGSGRIEHMPWPADYAEVETGDSYFCIDRARTLLDWEPTTDLACGIRMCIAGQDR; this is encoded by the coding sequence ATGAGTTCGACTCGTGCAGGCTGGGACGGCGCGCGCGTCTTCGTCACCGGCGGCAGCGGATTCGTCGGCACGAATCTTATCCGGCATCTCGCGCACCTCGGAGCGACGTGCACTTCGCTCGATCTTGCCGAGCCACCCGCCGGTCTACCTGTCGCCCGATCGGCCATCGGATCGGCCGATGACTCAGAGCTGCTGCGCGACTTCATCGCTGAGGCCGACGTCGTCTTCGCTCTCGCCGGACGCAGCGGGGCTGTCGACAGCATGTCGAGCATCGAGCAGGACTTGCAGACAAACTGCGTGGCACAAATACGCCTGCTCGAATGCGTCCGGGATCTCAACCCGGGGGCGCACGTGGTCTTCCCGGGGTCGCGTCTGGAGTACGGTCGCGCGGTCCGTCTTCCCATCGACGAGGAGCATCCGATCGCGCCGCTGAGCCCGTATGCCCTGCACAAGTTCACAGCCGGTCAGTATCACATGGTCTATCACCGGCACTACGGTGTGCGCTCCACCGTCCTGAGGCTCTCCAACCCCTACGGCCCGCATGCCGACGGTTCCCGGACCGGCTACTACTCGGTACTCAACCGCTTCATCGATACCGCCATCGCGGACGGGGCGATCACGTTGTTCGGTGAAGGCTCCCAGGTGCGTGACTACATCTATGTACAGGACGTGGTCGAGGCACTTGCGGCCGCGGCAACGTCGGACGCGGCGGTAGGACAGGTGCTCAACATAGGCTCCGGGGTTCCGACCTCCATTGCCGAGGCAGCGCAGACCGTAGTCGATGTTGTGGGGAGCGGGCGGATCGAGCACATGCCATGGCCGGCGGACTATGCTGAGGTCGAGACAGGGGACTCCTACTTCTGCATCGATCGTGCTCGGACCCTGCTCGATTGGGAGCCAACAACGGACTTGGCCTGTGGCATACGCATGTGCATCGCCGGGCAGGACCGCTGA
- a CDS encoding class I SAM-dependent methyltransferase: MNASTRRTRPDEPLMARLVPADPYHNQLHRRVLARQIVDAARCCATGRVLDVGCGTKPYAEVFLSQGCEYVGLDVEDRGGVDVVGTALDIPFDPESFDTVFSSQVLEHVRDPFRMLAECARVLRPGGYLILTAPFSWQIHEEPNDYFRFSEYGLRELSERAGLAVESIEPMGGIWVNVATSISYFLFWQSHRKGRLNRLACRTVQRAGASLDRRYHWPQATNNYVLIARKPE, encoded by the coding sequence ATGAACGCGTCGACCAGGCGCACGCGACCGGACGAACCTCTCATGGCGCGTCTGGTGCCCGCGGACCCGTACCACAACCAGCTACATCGGAGGGTGCTTGCACGCCAGATCGTCGACGCAGCCCGTTGCTGCGCCACGGGGCGAGTACTTGATGTCGGATGCGGTACCAAGCCCTATGCCGAAGTCTTCCTAAGTCAGGGTTGCGAGTACGTGGGGTTGGATGTCGAAGATCGGGGCGGGGTTGATGTTGTCGGAACTGCCCTCGACATCCCATTCGACCCCGAGTCTTTCGACACAGTGTTCTCTTCGCAGGTGCTCGAACACGTCCGTGATCCATTCAGGATGCTCGCCGAGTGCGCACGTGTTCTTCGGCCGGGAGGCTATCTGATACTCACGGCGCCCTTCAGCTGGCAGATCCACGAGGAGCCGAACGACTACTTCCGCTTCAGTGAGTACGGCTTGCGGGAGCTGTCAGAGCGGGCCGGGCTCGCCGTGGAGTCGATCGAGCCGATGGGCGGCATATGGGTGAACGTCGCGACGTCGATCAGCTACTTCTTGTTTTGGCAGAGCCATCGCAAGGGACGTCTGAACCGCCTGGCATGCCGGACGGTTCAGCGAGCAGGCGCAAGCCTCGACCGTCGGTATCATTGGCCACAGGCGACGAACAACTACGTTCTCATTGCGAGAAAGCCGGAGTGA
- a CDS encoding methyltransferase domain-containing protein produces the protein MHEPHESNSVYSCESIQRRCPVGHATFVPREGSSVLSLRPHACPICGYRGRFRSLEVQTGSRRWAECPRCGSYERHRLQKLVMDTLSAEFDFKAMRLLHVAPEPALGLLFKTWFRAYETADIETEKVDHKVDLRSLPFADRTYDVVYASHVLEHIDDDEAALLEIRRVLAPGGFAVLPVPIVVEETIEYPEPNPLEHYHVRAPGPDYYERYQPVFDRVRLFRSGDFDARYQVYVHEDRTKWPEESAPLRLPMDGEKHEDVVAVGIVDRTRES, from the coding sequence ATGCACGAACCGCACGAAAGCAACAGTGTATACTCTTGCGAATCCATTCAGCGCCGATGCCCGGTTGGACACGCCACGTTCGTACCCAGGGAGGGCTCGTCTGTGCTCTCGCTTCGACCACATGCATGCCCCATCTGTGGGTACCGCGGGCGGTTCCGGTCGCTGGAAGTGCAAACAGGCTCTCGCAGATGGGCTGAGTGTCCCCGATGCGGATCCTACGAACGACACCGCCTGCAGAAGCTTGTCATGGACACCCTGAGCGCCGAGTTCGATTTCAAGGCGATGCGCTTGTTGCACGTTGCACCTGAACCCGCGCTCGGCCTCCTCTTCAAGACCTGGTTTCGCGCGTACGAAACGGCCGATATCGAGACAGAGAAGGTCGACCACAAGGTGGACTTGCGCTCGCTTCCTTTCGCCGACCGTACCTACGACGTCGTCTACGCCTCGCATGTCCTCGAGCACATCGATGATGACGAAGCGGCCTTGCTTGAGATCCGACGCGTGCTCGCTCCAGGTGGTTTCGCGGTTCTCCCGGTACCGATAGTCGTTGAAGAGACTATTGAGTATCCGGAGCCCAACCCGCTCGAGCACTATCACGTGCGTGCGCCTGGACCTGACTACTACGAACGCTACCAGCCCGTATTCGACAGAGTCCGTCTCTTCCGATCGGGCGACTTCGACGCTCGATACCAGGTCTACGTGCACGAAGACCGGACCAAGTGGCCCGAGGAAAGCGCCCCGCTACGCCTCCCGATGGACGGCGAGAAGCATGAAGACGTTGTCGCGGTTGGAATCGTAGACAGAACGCGGGAGTCCTGA
- a CDS encoding class I SAM-dependent methyltransferase — protein sequence MDGDSFICLNCNGSRSVQFYHNCADLYLGKPVRVDYVRCEQCGLVQQSPVPEDVASFYEAYPVHESKSWLYDHARRLVMRQVYYDASALSPGHLLLDYGCGDGSYLESLKGNGLDLVGFEVDPAHAERLSQRLGIPVYCDVGALVSEYHSRVNVLAAHFVIEHVTNLDTAFAHISVLLAPGGIARIVVPNVSSWESRMFRTKWHGLDPPRHISFPDGRVVGAIASRHGMRLIEERAVAFPNGVAGSLATVLGGRFRYPLYLLFLPIDIVMSAVAPSGQMAYRLVKEGPSR from the coding sequence TTGGACGGCGACAGCTTCATCTGCTTGAACTGCAACGGCAGTAGGTCGGTGCAGTTCTATCACAACTGCGCTGACCTCTATCTCGGGAAGCCCGTTCGGGTCGACTACGTCCGATGCGAGCAGTGTGGTCTGGTTCAGCAGTCACCGGTGCCCGAAGACGTGGCGTCCTTCTATGAGGCCTATCCTGTTCACGAGAGCAAGAGCTGGCTCTATGACCACGCTCGCAGGCTCGTGATGAGGCAGGTCTACTACGACGCCTCCGCGCTGTCTCCGGGCCACCTGCTCTTGGACTACGGGTGCGGAGACGGATCATACCTGGAATCGCTCAAGGGCAATGGGCTCGACCTGGTTGGTTTCGAGGTCGATCCTGCTCACGCCGAGCGTCTTTCGCAGCGTCTCGGTATTCCGGTCTACTGCGACGTCGGTGCTCTTGTCTCCGAATACCACAGTCGCGTCAACGTGCTAGCGGCACACTTTGTCATCGAGCACGTGACCAATCTCGACACGGCTTTCGCTCACATCAGCGTCCTGCTCGCTCCCGGAGGAATCGCACGGATCGTGGTGCCCAACGTCTCGTCTTGGGAGTCGCGAATGTTTCGTACGAAATGGCATGGACTCGATCCACCACGCCACATTAGCTTTCCGGACGGCCGCGTTGTCGGCGCGATTGCCAGCCGTCACGGTATGAGATTGATCGAAGAGCGTGCGGTCGCGTTCCCAAATGGTGTTGCAGGGAGTCTCGCCACGGTTCTGGGCGGCCGCTTCCGATATCCGCTCTACTTGCTCTTTCTCCCGATCGACATTGTGATGTCGGCCGTCGCGCCTAGCGGGCAGATGGCCTATCGCCTTGTCAAAGAAGGACCTTCAAGATAG
- a CDS encoding glycosyltransferase yields the protein MGADLSEARCPLVTIGIPSYNSARFIEQAVDSALAQTYRQLEVLVIDDVSEDETWSSLLGFSDPRLRILRNDANLGAVGNWNRVLAEAQGEFIKVLHADDFIEPEAIEALVVSSAEDSAIVLASSRRWIVNEGGCRMGTRGARWPRGRIDGRQAVQDMARTGRNLIGEPSATLMRTEAARRVGGFDSKAGYCVDLDLWTRMLVQGDLYFCDTPLASYRVSRGQWSVELAARQSADFRHLLTRLQEEPKFDVSKSDAHRGARAAARQAILRRILYVLLPKGTRKQSAESPSRP from the coding sequence GTGGGCGCAGACTTGTCAGAAGCGCGGTGTCCTCTGGTCACAATAGGTATTCCCTCGTACAACAGTGCCCGCTTCATCGAGCAAGCCGTGGATTCTGCGCTCGCCCAGACCTACCGCCAGCTCGAAGTGCTCGTCATCGACGATGTCTCGGAGGACGAGACCTGGTCGTCTCTCTTGGGGTTTAGCGACCCACGTCTGAGGATTCTGCGGAACGACGCCAATCTAGGCGCCGTTGGGAACTGGAACCGGGTGCTTGCGGAGGCACAAGGTGAGTTCATCAAGGTGCTGCATGCGGACGATTTCATTGAACCCGAAGCGATAGAAGCCCTCGTTGTCTCTTCGGCTGAGGATTCCGCCATCGTGTTGGCCAGCTCGCGCCGGTGGATCGTCAACGAAGGCGGATGTCGCATGGGAACTCGTGGAGCCCGATGGCCAAGGGGTCGCATCGACGGGCGACAGGCAGTCCAAGACATGGCCCGCACGGGTCGGAATCTCATTGGTGAGCCGAGCGCAACGCTCATGCGCACGGAGGCGGCGCGCCGGGTGGGAGGCTTCGACTCGAAGGCAGGCTACTGCGTCGATCTGGACCTCTGGACGCGCATGTTGGTCCAGGGTGACCTCTACTTCTGCGACACCCCTTTGGCCTCGTATCGTGTCTCTCGTGGGCAGTGGAGTGTCGAGCTCGCCGCTCGACAGTCCGCGGATTTCAGGCATCTGCTCACTCGTCTGCAGGAGGAGCCGAAGTTCGATGTGAGCAAGTCCGATGCGCATCGCGGCGCTCGCGCGGCGGCGAGGCAGGCGATTCTCAGGCGCATCCTGTACGTGCTTCTGCCGAAGGGGACGCGGAAGCAATCCGCCGAAAGCCCCTCTCGCCCCTAG
- a CDS encoding glycosyltransferase family 2 protein, whose protein sequence is MTPEHERASVAVRPSLLSVVVPVYGSESILPETHRRLRAVLTDPNLGVEYEILFVNDGSPDNALNVLRVIADEDPCVRVLSLSRNFGHQVAITAGMDHAQGDAVVIIDDDLQDPPEVIAEMVVKWREGYRVVYGVRSERRGEHRLKRATAALFYRMLQRLSETPLPVDSGDYRLLDRTVVEALRMMQEESRYMRGMVAWVGFSQTPVYYARDARYSGRSNYTLRKLVKLAFDGILSFSSRPLSVAIQFGMFVTLIAMGYGTWLVIERLANPGSVPEGWTTVIVAVLFMGGIQLLSVGVLGAYLGRIFFETKSRPLYFVAEQIGADESPASVGR, encoded by the coding sequence ATGACCCCCGAACACGAGAGGGCGTCCGTTGCGGTGCGTCCGTCGCTGCTCTCGGTAGTAGTGCCGGTCTACGGGAGCGAAAGCATTCTTCCGGAAACACACAGGCGACTGCGCGCAGTGCTGACTGATCCGAATCTGGGCGTGGAATACGAAATCCTCTTCGTCAACGATGGCAGTCCGGACAACGCTCTCAATGTGTTGCGGGTGATCGCTGACGAGGACCCGTGTGTGAGAGTCCTGTCGCTGTCGCGCAACTTCGGCCATCAGGTAGCGATCACCGCTGGCATGGATCACGCGCAGGGGGATGCGGTCGTCATTATCGATGACGACTTGCAAGACCCTCCCGAGGTCATTGCCGAGATGGTCGTCAAGTGGCGAGAGGGGTACAGGGTGGTCTACGGCGTGCGCTCTGAGCGCAGAGGAGAGCACCGGCTCAAGCGGGCCACTGCCGCGCTCTTCTACCGAATGTTGCAGCGACTGAGCGAGACGCCGTTGCCGGTGGACTCAGGTGACTATCGGCTGCTCGACCGTACGGTCGTGGAAGCGCTGCGCATGATGCAGGAGGAAAGCAGGTACATGCGCGGGATGGTCGCCTGGGTCGGCTTCTCGCAGACGCCGGTGTACTACGCGAGAGATGCGCGGTACTCGGGCCGATCGAACTACACGCTGCGCAAGCTCGTGAAGCTCGCCTTCGACGGGATTCTCAGCTTCTCGAGCCGGCCGCTGTCCGTGGCAATACAATTTGGCATGTTCGTCACGCTGATTGCCATGGGATACGGCACATGGCTTGTCATTGAGCGACTTGCCAACCCGGGGTCCGTGCCCGAGGGATGGACGACTGTGATAGTCGCAGTGTTGTTCATGGGCGGGATACAGCTTCTATCCGTGGGTGTACTTGGTGCGTACCTGGGACGCATCTTCTTTGAAACGAAGTCGCGCCCACTCTACTTCGTGGCCGAACAAATCGGTGCCGACGAGTCCCCTGCGAGCGTTGGCCGCTGA
- a CDS encoding glycosyltransferase — translation MHYRRSLFETTETFIYTLIRSQERYDPVAVCQTIAEAGRMRLPAAQAAPASGRAGLLGIRALKLATWAFPTAEQRRRQAYNRRAVAWPTERVAQLLQSLDPAVVHAHFLTDVEDVSLAASQLGVPLVVSAYGVDVTAYPRSPLARARVKSSFAVVDRVVALTTDMRNDLIALGCPEEKIRVAPQGVPANDVVHTEHDGVVVLAAARFLEKKGMEYLIEAARRVSDLRNDVDLEIVGEGPLEAELRVRAGELAGNRIRFLGSMDYEELRRHLGRVDIVVVPSVTAEDGDKEGLPTIILDAMAAGLPVVGTRHAGIPDAIVDGETGLLVDERDVDGLAMALESLCADEVLCHQMGQRGRTRFGELFRADAYARRIEAIYDEVVCGDAARRAPAG, via the coding sequence GTGCACTACCGACGATCGCTGTTCGAGACGACCGAGACCTTCATCTACACGCTGATTCGGTCACAGGAACGCTACGACCCGGTCGCCGTGTGTCAGACGATCGCTGAGGCTGGACGCATGCGTCTGCCGGCAGCCCAGGCGGCACCCGCGTCCGGCCGCGCTGGGCTCCTCGGGATCAGAGCGCTCAAGCTCGCCACATGGGCCTTTCCGACCGCGGAGCAGCGCCGTCGCCAGGCGTACAATCGGCGTGCGGTCGCATGGCCGACGGAACGTGTCGCCCAACTGCTGCAATCTCTCGATCCGGCGGTCGTCCACGCGCACTTCCTCACTGACGTGGAGGACGTATCGCTGGCTGCGAGCCAGCTTGGCGTGCCGCTTGTCGTGAGCGCCTACGGCGTCGATGTGACTGCCTACCCAAGAAGCCCCCTTGCACGGGCACGGGTGAAATCGTCGTTCGCTGTGGTCGATCGCGTGGTTGCTCTGACGACGGATATGCGGAACGACCTGATCGCGCTCGGCTGTCCCGAGGAGAAGATCCGCGTTGCACCGCAGGGAGTGCCCGCAAACGACGTCGTTCACACGGAGCACGACGGTGTCGTCGTGCTTGCTGCCGCGCGGTTCTTGGAGAAGAAGGGCATGGAGTACCTCATCGAGGCCGCACGCAGAGTCTCAGATCTCCGCAACGACGTGGATCTCGAGATCGTCGGTGAAGGGCCGCTGGAAGCTGAGTTGCGAGTTCGAGCCGGGGAGCTAGCGGGCAATCGAATCAGATTCCTGGGCAGCATGGACTACGAGGAGCTTCGCAGGCATCTCGGCCGAGTGGATATCGTTGTCGTTCCGAGCGTCACGGCCGAAGACGGCGACAAGGAGGGTCTGCCGACGATCATCCTCGACGCTATGGCTGCAGGTCTTCCTGTCGTTGGCACGCGACACGCGGGCATACCCGACGCGATTGTCGACGGTGAGACCGGTCTTCTGGTGGATGAGCGCGATGTCGACGGGCTTGCGATGGCACTGGAGTCGCTCTGCGCCGATGAGGTGTTGTGCCACCAGATGGGACAGCGCGGCCGCACTCGCTTCGGTGAGTTGTTCCGGGCTGATGCATACGCCCGACGCATTGAGGCCATCTATGACGAGGT
- a CDS encoding methyltransferase domain-containing protein: MDHFDTTRELYRSVVKPIATYTRRRRLDIVLDYVVGKDVLDLGCVEHEASVSDKCDWWLHGLIRDRAKSVKGVDYDAEEVAKLRERGYDVCVADAENMNLGDRYEVVVAGELFEHLTNHRSFLESVGRHLVPEGLLVMSVPNANSLNYLLQNLVYGHEVDAWDHAVFFTPVTMSVMLMKCGFVPVRIVLYQPSEVFHHTSPAHRVLAYVSNRIQQLACLLWPSLARGMVVVARPSDAETAHRLP, translated from the coding sequence GTGGATCACTTCGATACAACACGCGAACTGTATCGCAGCGTCGTGAAGCCGATCGCGACCTACACTCGACGCAGAAGGTTGGACATCGTGCTTGACTACGTGGTCGGCAAGGATGTTCTCGACTTGGGGTGTGTCGAGCACGAGGCCTCCGTTTCCGACAAGTGTGACTGGTGGCTACACGGGCTCATCAGGGATCGAGCGAAGAGCGTCAAGGGAGTTGACTACGATGCCGAAGAGGTCGCGAAGCTGCGCGAGCGAGGCTATGACGTCTGCGTGGCCGACGCAGAGAACATGAACCTCGGAGACAGGTACGAGGTTGTCGTGGCCGGTGAGCTCTTTGAGCACCTGACGAACCACCGCTCGTTTCTTGAGTCCGTAGGAAGGCATCTCGTGCCCGAGGGTCTACTGGTGATGAGCGTTCCGAACGCGAATTCCTTGAACTACCTGCTGCAAAATCTGGTGTACGGACATGAGGTAGATGCCTGGGATCATGCTGTGTTCTTCACCCCGGTGACTATGTCCGTGATGTTGATGAAGTGTGGATTCGTTCCCGTGCGGATCGTCCTGTACCAACCGAGCGAGGTCTTCCACCACACGAGTCCCGCTCACCGAGTTCTGGCCTACGTGTCCAACAGGATTCAGCAGCTCGCGTGTCTGCTCTGGCCATCATTGGCGAGAGGCATGGTGGTTGTGGCCAGACCCTCGGATGCCGAGACTGCACACCGTCTGCCGTAG
- a CDS encoding GtrA family protein — protein sequence MAEQHRGIYGRHGEKLRFFVVGGWNTLFSIAVLWMFDRLIPYDQNSLLQKEAVLVTTWIVSVTQNFFTFKLLVFRTRGNWLHEYGKMYMTYAAAFVLQSVLALAISQLFDLSVFWASLPTIVVVMIASYFGHKYFTFRRPVREHG from the coding sequence ATGGCTGAGCAGCACCGCGGAATCTACGGTCGACACGGTGAGAAGCTGCGCTTCTTCGTGGTCGGCGGGTGGAACACGCTCTTCAGCATTGCAGTACTTTGGATGTTCGACCGACTGATTCCGTACGACCAAAACAGCCTCCTTCAGAAGGAGGCTGTCCTTGTGACCACCTGGATCGTGTCGGTCACTCAGAACTTCTTCACGTTCAAGCTCCTGGTCTTCCGCACAAGAGGCAACTGGCTGCACGAGTACGGGAAGATGTATATGACATACGCGGCGGCCTTTGTGCTTCAGTCGGTTCTGGCGCTTGCGATCTCGCAGCTCTTCGACCTCTCGGTGTTCTGGGCCAGCCTACCGACCATCGTCGTCGTGATGATTGCGAGCTACTTTGGACACAAGTACTTCACGTTTCGGCGACCGGTTCGCGAACATGGATAG